A region from the Candidatus Thiothrix putei genome encodes:
- a CDS encoding tRNA-dihydrouridine synthase, translating to MRLILAPMEGVMDHTMRDLLTRVGGYARCVTEFVRVVDRQLPNRVFHRACPELSQGGKTPAGTPVYVQLLGGAPDVMALNAQALERLGAPGIDINFGCPSKTVNNSDGGSVLLREPERVHGIIRAVRAAVSPQIPVTAKIRLGFKDSSLFEDIALGVEAAGATELCIHARTKQHGYLPPAYWAEIGKVKPRLSIPVIANGEIWSGTDAQQAQAESGCVDLMLGRGALSFPDLARVIHAQYAGEAYTPMPWATVLPLVQHYAAQLEARAPKYAVSFVKQWFTYLRRQYPEAESLFQQIKRMKDMAEINKQFKHGSYP from the coding sequence TTGCGCCTAATCCTCGCTCCGATGGAAGGCGTGATGGATCACACCATGCGCGATCTGCTGACCCGTGTTGGCGGTTACGCGCGTTGCGTGACCGAATTCGTGCGCGTGGTCGACCGGCAATTACCCAACCGTGTATTCCACCGCGCTTGCCCTGAATTGAGCCAAGGTGGCAAAACCCCTGCCGGAACCCCTGTCTACGTGCAATTACTCGGCGGCGCTCCCGACGTGATGGCACTGAATGCCCAAGCGCTGGAACGCTTGGGTGCACCCGGCATCGACATCAATTTCGGCTGCCCTTCCAAAACGGTTAACAACAGCGATGGCGGTTCGGTATTATTGCGTGAACCGGAGCGCGTCCACGGCATTATTCGGGCAGTACGCGCCGCCGTTAGCCCACAGATTCCCGTGACGGCGAAAATCCGCCTCGGTTTCAAAGACAGCAGCTTGTTTGAAGACATTGCCCTCGGTGTGGAAGCGGCGGGCGCAACCGAACTCTGTATTCACGCCCGCACCAAACAACACGGTTACTTACCCCCGGCGTATTGGGCAGAAATCGGCAAGGTGAAACCCAGGCTCAGCATTCCCGTGATTGCTAACGGCGAAATCTGGTCAGGTACTGATGCGCAGCAAGCCCAAGCAGAAAGCGGTTGTGTGGATTTAATGTTGGGTCGGGGCGCGTTGAGTTTCCCCGATTTGGCACGGGTAATTCACGCCCAATACGCAGGCGAAGCTTACACTCCCATGCCTTGGGCAACGGTGTTACCGTTGGTGCAGCATTACGCTGCACAGTTGGAAGCACGCGCCCCGAAATACGCCGTGAGTTTCGTCAAACAATGGTTTACCTATTTACGCCGCCAATACCCTGAGGCTGAAAGCCTATTCCAGCAAATCAAGCGGATGAAGGACATGGCGGAGATTAACAAGCAATTCAAGCACGGGAGTTACCCATGA
- a CDS encoding molybdopterin molybdotransferase MoeA, which translates to MTDQPNVTTSCDTLPSGTLAVEQAQARVLDSIQALRDTETLPLMQAAGRILAEPARAQMQVPPHTNSAMDGYALRHADSGASLHVIGTAFAGHPFTGTVQAGECVRIMTGAVLPAGADSVVMQENVQRDGDTIRLSGTLKRGENVRYAGEDSQPGDILLEAGRKLNAADLGMLASQGISTVTVWRRVRVAFCSTGDELTPLGMPLQPGQIYDSNRYTLHAMLQTLDVDMIDMGIIRDTPQAVEQAFQQATLTADVLITSGGVSVGEADYVSDTLQRLGQVNFWKIAFKPGKPLAFGTLGDCLFFGLPGNPVSVMVTFLLFVRPAILTLRGESVPLIPEYPAICDTPLKKAPGRKDYQRGIAERDSTGQWHVRTTGNQGSHVLRSMSQANCFIVLPLEWGNVAAGTSVTIIPFEGLM; encoded by the coding sequence ATGACCGACCAGCCTAACGTCACCACTTCTTGCGACACGCTGCCCAGTGGCACACTTGCTGTCGAACAGGCGCAAGCCCGCGTGCTCGATAGCATCCAAGCCCTGCGTGATACCGAAACCTTACCACTGATGCAAGCTGCCGGGCGCATCCTTGCTGAACCTGCCCGTGCACAAATGCAAGTACCGCCACACACCAATTCTGCGATGGATGGCTACGCTTTGCGCCATGCGGATAGCGGGGCGTCATTGCACGTCATCGGCACGGCCTTTGCGGGGCATCCGTTTACTGGCACAGTGCAGGCAGGTGAATGCGTGCGCATTATGACGGGCGCAGTTCTGCCTGCGGGAGCCGATAGTGTGGTCATGCAGGAAAACGTGCAACGCGACGGTGACACCATCCGGCTTTCCGGCACGCTCAAGCGGGGTGAAAACGTGCGTTATGCCGGTGAGGACAGTCAACCCGGTGATATTTTGCTCGAAGCAGGGCGCAAGCTCAACGCCGCTGACCTTGGTATGCTTGCCTCGCAAGGCATTAGCACGGTGACGGTCTGGCGGCGGGTACGGGTAGCGTTTTGCTCCACGGGCGATGAACTCACCCCCTTGGGTATGCCGCTACAGCCCGGTCAGATTTACGATAGCAACCGCTATACCCTACACGCGATGCTGCAAACGCTGGATGTGGACATGATCGACATGGGCATTATCCGTGACACCCCACAAGCGGTGGAGCAGGCATTCCAGCAAGCCACATTAACGGCTGATGTGTTGATCACCAGTGGCGGGGTATCGGTTGGTGAAGCCGATTACGTGTCTGATACGCTGCAACGTTTGGGGCAAGTCAATTTCTGGAAAATCGCTTTCAAACCGGGCAAACCGTTAGCTTTTGGGACGTTGGGCGATTGCCTGTTTTTCGGCTTGCCGGGTAATCCGGTATCGGTGATGGTGACTTTTCTGCTGTTCGTGCGCCCTGCCATCCTTACATTACGGGGTGAAAGCGTGCCACTCATACCGGAATACCCGGCTATTTGCGACACGCCACTGAAAAAAGCACCAGGGCGCAAGGATTACCAGCGCGGTATTGCGGAGCGTGACAGCACTGGGCAGTGGCATGTGCGCACTACTGGCAACCAAGGTTCGCATGTGTTGCGTTCCATGAGCCAAGCCAATTGCTTTATTGTCTTACCGTTGGAGTGGGGCAATGTGGCGGCTGGTACGTCTGTGACGATTATCCCTTTTGAGGGGTTGATGTGA
- the modC gene encoding molybdenum ABC transporter ATP-binding protein — protein MIEVRFNLRFPDFTLATDLQLPGSGVTALFGHSGSGKTTLLRCIAGLQRPDSGFLQVRGQVWQDSANGVFLPTHQRPLGYVFQEASLFPHLTARKNMDYGRKRAPQSANDDELAAIVEMLGIGHLLDKIPAQLSGGERQRVGIARALALKPQVLLMDEPLAALDLKRKQEILPFLEHLHRELDIPILYVTHSPQEVTQLADHLVVLEAGKVVASGALAEVLTRLDSPMAQGKEASSVLQVKVWDHEPEFHLSHVGFAGGVISLPYQQATAVGTPLRLRIDARDVSLTLQQPAQTSILNVLPASITGMAQPVAGQVMVRLNLGGVPLLAHITQKSASVMGLRVGMAVFAQIKATAIV, from the coding sequence ATGATCGAAGTACGTTTTAATTTGCGGTTTCCTGACTTCACACTTGCAACTGATCTGCAATTGCCGGGGAGCGGCGTAACCGCATTGTTCGGGCATTCCGGCTCTGGCAAAACCACCTTGTTGCGCTGCATTGCTGGGTTGCAACGCCCGGACAGCGGTTTCCTGCAAGTGCGCGGGCAGGTGTGGCAAGACAGCGCGAACGGGGTGTTTTTGCCAACGCACCAACGCCCCTTGGGGTATGTGTTTCAGGAAGCCAGCCTGTTCCCGCATCTGACTGCTCGCAAGAATATGGATTACGGGCGCAAACGTGCCCCGCAATCCGCGAATGATGACGAACTGGCAGCGATAGTGGAGATGCTGGGGATTGGACATTTACTGGACAAAATTCCCGCGCAACTCTCCGGTGGAGAACGCCAGCGGGTTGGCATTGCTCGTGCTCTTGCCCTCAAGCCGCAAGTGTTGTTGATGGATGAACCGCTTGCTGCGCTCGATCTCAAGCGTAAACAGGAGATTTTGCCGTTTTTGGAACACTTGCACCGTGAACTCGATATTCCCATTTTGTACGTGACGCATTCACCGCAGGAAGTGACCCAGCTTGCGGATCATCTGGTGGTGCTGGAAGCGGGCAAGGTAGTGGCTTCGGGCGCATTGGCGGAGGTGCTGACGCGGCTGGATTCGCCAATGGCGCAAGGAAAAGAAGCCTCCAGCGTGTTGCAGGTGAAAGTGTGGGATCATGAGCCGGAGTTTCACCTCAGCCACGTCGGTTTTGCCGGGGGCGTGATCAGTTTGCCCTACCAGCAGGCAACCGCCGTGGGTACGCCGTTACGTTTACGCATTGATGCCCGCGATGTCAGTCTGACGCTGCAACAACCAGCGCAAACCAGCATTCTCAACGTGTTGCCTGCCAGCATTACCGGCATGGCGCAACCGGTGGCGGGGCAGGTGATGGTGCGTTTGAACCTAGGCGGCGTGCCATTGCTGGCACACATTACCCAGAAATCGGCGAGTGTGATGGGCTTGCGGGTGGGGATGGCAGTGTTTGCGCAGATCAAGGCGACCGCGATTGTGTGA
- a CDS encoding LysR family transcriptional regulator, with product MNIAPNTYHLRGRFWIESPQGTFLGQGRVALLERIHEHGSISAAARSIEMSYRQAWALVNSMNTHSHTPLVSSATGGKGGGGASLTETGEKAIALYHAVRTDFDAFLAKRSESLTL from the coding sequence ATGAATATTGCACCCAACACTTACCACCTACGCGGACGCTTTTGGATCGAAAGCCCTCAAGGAACCTTCCTCGGTCAAGGCCGTGTTGCCTTGCTGGAACGCATCCACGAACACGGCTCCATCAGCGCGGCGGCACGTTCCATCGAAATGTCCTACCGCCAAGCGTGGGCGTTAGTTAATTCCATGAATACCCACAGCCACACGCCGCTGGTCAGCAGTGCCACGGGCGGGAAGGGCGGCGGCGGCGCAAGCCTTACCGAGACGGGCGAAAAAGCCATTGCGCTTTACCATGCTGTCCGCACGGATTTTGACGCTTTTCTGGCAAAGCGTTCCGAATCCCTGACCCTGTAA
- a CDS encoding TOBE domain-containing protein, with protein sequence MQTSSRNQFLGTVTKVTTGSINSEVILDIGGGDELVAVITHNSVDHLGLALGSQTYALVKAPWVILAKDDGKIKTSARNHLHGTIVSIQEGAVNAEVIIELPGGKTVTAIITNDSVQNMELNVGDKACALIKASHIILAVSN encoded by the coding sequence ATGCAAACTAGCAGCCGCAACCAATTCTTAGGCACTGTCACCAAAGTGACCACCGGGTCGATTAATTCCGAAGTCATTCTCGACATCGGCGGCGGTGATGAACTCGTTGCCGTCATCACGCACAACAGCGTTGACCACCTTGGTCTTGCCCTTGGTTCACAAACCTATGCACTGGTAAAAGCCCCGTGGGTCATTCTCGCCAAAGACGATGGCAAGATCAAAACCAGCGCCCGTAACCATTTGCACGGCACAATCGTCAGCATACAAGAAGGTGCGGTCAATGCCGAAGTCATCATTGAATTACCCGGTGGCAAAACCGTCACTGCGATCATTACCAACGACAGCGTGCAGAATATGGAGCTGAACGTCGGGGACAAAGCCTGCGCTTTGATCAAGGCATCGCACATTATCCTTGCCGTATCCAACTAA
- a CDS encoding rhodanese-like domain-containing protein, whose translation MNAPLINIAINPVNAAPMDVTPTTTMEMCGLGLACLIDIRQSFELEIKGEIPRATHIPFFNVKQFFGFQLSEDEQEILDADEPNDLDIRSFIKAINTLKQSRDCTFLIVCNSGKRSVCATKLLRELGYPKTFSVQGGFIALKPLLPMPGVSA comes from the coding sequence ATGAATGCACCACTGATTAACATTGCCATTAACCCGGTTAACGCCGCGCCAATGGATGTAACGCCAACCACGACGATGGAAATGTGTGGTTTGGGGCTGGCTTGCCTGATCGACATTCGGCAGTCGTTTGAGCTGGAGATCAAGGGCGAAATTCCACGCGCCACCCATATCCCGTTTTTCAACGTCAAGCAATTCTTTGGCTTCCAACTCAGCGAAGATGAACAGGAAATCCTCGATGCCGATGAACCCAACGATCTGGACATCCGCTCGTTCATCAAAGCCATCAACACCCTCAAACAAAGCCGGGATTGTACCTTCCTGATCGTGTGCAACAGCGGCAAACGCAGTGTTTGTGCCACCAAATTGCTGCGCGAACTTGGCTATCCCAAAACGTTTTCGGTGCAAGGCGGCTTCATTGCCCTGAAACCCTTACTACCCATGCCCGGAGTCAGTGCATGA
- a CDS encoding RNA-guided endonuclease TnpB family protein: MIISHKIRLDPNHKQATYLAKAAGTARFAYNWALAEWQTQYAAWKDDNTQPKPNQMGLRRQLNAIKREQFPWMLEVTKNAPQMAIIQLGAAFKNFFAGRAKYPQFKKKGKSRDSFTLTNDQFAIDACRIRIPNLGVVRMRETLRFSGKILSATISRTADQWFASITVDTDQHHLPPAKNQGTVGVDLGVSALATLSTGEKVVGAKPHKALLSRLKRLSRSLSRKVKSSANRHKAKQKLATLHARIANIRQDSLHQLTTDLTRRFHTIGIEDLNVSGMVKNRHLSRAISDMGFFEFRRQLEYKAGMRGAVVVVADRFFASSKTCSAAGCGHKVEKLPLSVREWTCPVCGAVHDRDINAAKNLKKYAVSYTVSACGGEGSGLGRKPKTKPAPVKQEFNTMTTFS; this comes from the coding sequence ATGATCATCAGCCACAAAATCCGCCTTGACCCCAACCATAAGCAAGCGACGTACTTGGCGAAAGCCGCTGGTACAGCACGGTTCGCCTACAACTGGGCGTTGGCAGAATGGCAAACCCAATACGCCGCATGGAAAGACGATAACACCCAGCCAAAACCCAACCAAATGGGCTTGCGCCGCCAATTGAACGCCATCAAACGCGAACAATTCCCCTGGATGCTGGAAGTCACCAAAAACGCCCCGCAAATGGCGATTATCCAACTCGGTGCAGCTTTCAAGAACTTCTTTGCGGGGCGAGCCAAGTACCCGCAATTCAAAAAGAAAGGCAAAAGCCGCGACAGTTTCACCCTCACTAACGACCAGTTTGCCATCGACGCTTGCCGCATCCGCATTCCCAACCTTGGGGTAGTACGGATGCGGGAAACGTTACGCTTTTCCGGTAAAATTCTCTCTGCCACGATTTCCCGCACCGCTGACCAGTGGTTCGCCAGCATCACCGTGGATACCGACCAACATCATCTCCCGCCTGCCAAAAACCAAGGCACGGTAGGGGTGGATTTGGGCGTATCTGCACTGGCAACCCTATCAACGGGGGAAAAAGTGGTCGGGGCGAAGCCGCATAAAGCCTTGCTTTCCCGCCTAAAACGGCTCTCGCGCAGCCTGTCCCGCAAGGTCAAAAGCAGTGCCAACCGCCACAAGGCAAAACAAAAACTGGCAACACTTCACGCACGTATTGCCAACATTCGCCAAGACAGTTTGCACCAACTCACTACGGATTTAACCCGCCGTTTTCACACCATCGGCATTGAAGATTTGAACGTGTCGGGTATGGTGAAAAACCGTCATTTATCCCGTGCCATCAGTGATATGGGGTTTTTCGAGTTTCGCCGTCAACTGGAATACAAGGCGGGAATGCGGGGTGCGGTGGTCGTGGTGGCTGATCGGTTTTTTGCCTCCAGCAAAACCTGTTCTGCTGCTGGCTGTGGGCATAAAGTGGAGAAGCTGCCACTGTCGGTACGTGAATGGACTTGCCCCGTTTGCGGTGCAGTCCATGACCGTGACATCAATGCCGCCAAAAATTTGAAAAAATATGCCGTGAGTTACACGGTGTCTGCCTGTGGAGGGGAAGGCTCTGGTCTTGGGCGCAAGCCGAAGACGAAACCAGCCCCCGTGAAGCAGGAATTCAACACCATGACTACTTTTAGTTAG
- a CDS encoding transposase, with product MNSTERALIAQRWSLLQIEILPCFNDAFGTLTPKLEKLIHVLELTRIEDFVRSFRDGSGRPATERSWFANAFVAKSVLNIVNTRALIDRLQNDRSLRRICGFPLTKKLPSESTFSRAFAEFAEQRLAERVHETLVKTYLGDALIGHLCRDSTAIEARERPVAEEKPKKKQGQTRIQRQREQSLQQALDEIPVQCNRGTKKNAQGYKHSWNGYKLHIDTADCGVPIAAILSSASFHDSGAAIPLSQISAQRVTSLYDLMDAAYCSADLHEYSRHLGHVPLIDHNPRGGQKEAFEPADAERYKIRSTVERTNARLKDEFGGRNVWVQGAQKVYSHLMFGILVLSADQLMRVLL from the coding sequence ATGAATTCTACCGAACGCGCCCTGATTGCACAACGCTGGAGTTTGCTGCAAATTGAAATACTGCCTTGCTTCAATGATGCCTTTGGCACATTGACCCCCAAGCTTGAAAAGCTCATTCACGTACTGGAGCTGACGCGCATTGAAGATTTTGTGCGCTCTTTTCGTGATGGGTCTGGACGGCCAGCGACGGAGCGATCTTGGTTTGCCAATGCTTTTGTCGCCAAAAGCGTGCTCAATATTGTCAATACGCGAGCACTCATTGACCGGCTGCAAAACGATCGCTCCCTGCGACGCATCTGCGGGTTTCCCCTGACCAAGAAACTGCCTTCCGAATCCACCTTTTCACGTGCCTTCGCTGAATTTGCTGAACAGCGTTTAGCGGAACGTGTGCATGAAACGTTGGTGAAAACGTATTTGGGCGATGCGCTGATCGGCCACCTGTGTCGGGATTCAACAGCCATTGAGGCACGTGAACGGCCTGTTGCCGAGGAAAAGCCAAAGAAAAAACAAGGGCAAACACGGATTCAGCGCCAACGGGAACAGTCACTTCAGCAAGCACTCGATGAGATACCGGTTCAGTGTAACCGGGGGACGAAGAAGAATGCCCAAGGCTACAAGCACAGTTGGAACGGCTACAAACTGCATATCGATACCGCCGATTGTGGTGTCCCGATAGCAGCCATTCTGTCTTCCGCCTCCTTTCACGACAGCGGGGCAGCCATCCCACTCTCTCAAATCAGTGCCCAACGTGTCACCAGTCTCTACGACCTGATGGATGCGGCCTATTGCAGTGCTGATTTGCACGAATACAGCCGTCATCTGGGGCATGTCCCTCTGATTGATCACAATCCTCGCGGCGGACAGAAAGAAGCGTTTGAACCTGCTGATGCCGAGCGTTACAAAATTCGCAGCACCGTAGAACGAACCAATGCCCGCCTGAAGGATGAATTTGGTGGTCGGAATGTGTGGGTGCAAGGTGCGCAAAAAGTTTACAGCCACTTGATGTTTGGGATTTTGGTGTTGAGTGCTGATCAACTGATGCGTGTCTTGTTATAA
- the modA gene encoding molybdate ABC transporter substrate-binding protein encodes MKLFKQTLLTAAIAFSTASAWAEDVTIAAASDLKFALEDIKTAYVTAHPDDNVKITFGSSGKLSTQIEQGAPFDLFFSADIKYPKQLAAAKQAASEVKPYALGRIVLWSNTHDASQLTLESLKEEQFKHIAIADPSHAPYGKRAEEALTASKLWDTLKPKLVYGENIAQTAQFIESGNADIGIIALALALNPELSKQGGHYLIDDALHEPLEQAFILTTHGKDNTAAQRFAEYMQHPAARKIMVKYGFVLPGEAADTIATADKTATTGAQ; translated from the coding sequence ATGAAACTGTTTAAACAAACCCTGCTTACCGCCGCCATCGCTTTCAGCACCGCCAGTGCGTGGGCGGAAGATGTAACCATTGCGGCGGCTTCTGATCTCAAGTTCGCACTCGAAGATATTAAAACCGCTTACGTGACTGCGCACCCAGATGACAATGTGAAAATTACCTTCGGCTCCTCTGGTAAACTCAGCACCCAGATTGAACAGGGCGCACCGTTTGACCTGTTTTTTTCTGCCGACATCAAATACCCCAAGCAATTGGCGGCGGCGAAACAAGCTGCGTCTGAGGTGAAGCCTTACGCACTGGGGCGGATTGTGTTGTGGAGTAATACCCACGATGCCAGCCAATTGACGCTGGAAAGCCTCAAAGAGGAACAATTTAAGCATATCGCCATCGCTGACCCTTCTCACGCGCCGTATGGTAAACGTGCTGAAGAAGCCCTCACTGCCAGCAAGCTCTGGGACACGCTCAAGCCCAAACTGGTTTACGGTGAAAACATTGCACAAACCGCGCAATTCATCGAATCTGGTAATGCTGATATTGGTATTATCGCGTTGGCATTGGCACTTAACCCTGAATTGTCTAAGCAAGGTGGTCATTACCTGATCGACGATGCGCTACATGAGCCGTTGGAGCAAGCGTTCATCCTCACGACGCACGGCAAGGACAACACCGCAGCACAACGTTTTGCTGAGTACATGCAGCATCCTGCCGCTCGCAAGATCATGGTGAAATATGGATTTGTATTGCCGGGCGAAGCTGCTGATACGATTGCTACAGCGGACAAAACTGCCACGACAGGGGCACAGTAA
- a CDS encoding PDC sensor domain-containing protein yields MFQDEARQQKAIDCLMESYPFVDLLYTLDPSGQQLSHNVAPGNTLADQQGGVGKDRSHRPYFLQAKDSRATIVTAPYLSVASRSLCISAAVEVRSATDVLLGYIVLDIDLSRTIEFLMGDSQRRKFSVLFKSIYAAIALGLFSVVGLLFYFSLEELWSVFIPGTGEHELHYTKPFGIIVYLTLALAIFDLAKTTLEEEVLMHKDIFRHSSTRRTITRFMSAILIAVSIEALLLMFKSVLGDGEMLAGAVEMMFSAAGLLVALGMYVFLGAKAEKAMVELRQSKPD; encoded by the coding sequence TTGTTTCAAGATGAAGCTCGCCAACAGAAAGCCATTGATTGCCTTATGGAAAGTTACCCGTTTGTGGACTTGCTCTACACCCTTGACCCCAGCGGGCAGCAACTCAGCCACAATGTCGCCCCCGGCAATACCTTGGCTGATCAGCAAGGCGGCGTGGGCAAAGACCGCAGCCACCGCCCGTATTTTCTGCAAGCCAAAGACAGCCGCGCCACCATCGTCACTGCACCGTATTTATCGGTTGCCAGCCGCAGTTTGTGCATTTCGGCGGCGGTGGAGGTGCGTTCCGCCACCGATGTCTTGCTGGGTTACATCGTGCTGGACATTGATTTGTCACGCACCATCGAGTTTTTGATGGGCGATTCGCAGCGGCGCAAGTTCAGTGTGCTGTTTAAGAGCATTTACGCCGCGATTGCGCTGGGCTTGTTCAGTGTGGTCGGGCTGTTGTTCTATTTTTCGTTGGAAGAATTGTGGTCAGTGTTCATACCGGGGACGGGCGAACACGAGCTGCATTACACCAAACCGTTCGGGATTATCGTTTACCTGACGCTGGCACTGGCGATTTTCGACCTCGCCAAAACCACGCTGGAAGAGGAAGTGTTGATGCACAAGGACATTTTCCGCCACAGCTCCACCCGCCGCACCATCACCCGCTTTATGTCGGCAATCCTGATTGCGGTGTCGATCGAGGCGTTGCTGCTGATGTTCAAATCGGTGCTGGGCGACGGCGAGATGTTGGCAGGCGCAGTGGAAATGATGTTCTCGGCGGCAGGCTTGCTGGTTGCACTGGGGATGTATGTATTCCTGGGTGCAAAAGCGGAAAAGGCAATGGTGGAATTGCGCCAGAGCAAACCAGATTAA
- the modB gene encoding molybdate ABC transporter permease subunit, with amino-acid sequence MEWLPFTTEDWAAIRLTLELSAGATLILLVLGTPLAWWLAQTRSRLKPIIAALVAMPLVLPPTVLGFYLLMLMGPHGWVGQATQALGLGRLPFSFGGMLVASVLFSMPFVVQPLHNAFEGLDKRMLEAAATLRASTLDVFFSVVLPLSRRGFLAATILGFAHTVGEFGVVLMVGGNIPGQTRVVSMQIYNHVESMQYSHAHWLAGLMVAFAFIVLLSMHLMNQKLDVEKAVKT; translated from the coding sequence ATGGAGTGGCTGCCCTTTACTACTGAAGACTGGGCAGCCATCCGCCTGACGCTGGAGCTTTCCGCTGGTGCAACGCTGATCCTGTTGGTATTGGGGACACCTCTGGCGTGGTGGCTGGCGCAAACCCGTTCCCGCCTTAAACCTATCATTGCGGCACTGGTAGCTATGCCGTTAGTCTTGCCGCCGACGGTATTGGGGTTTTACCTGTTGATGCTGATGGGGCCACATGGCTGGGTAGGGCAAGCAACTCAAGCCTTGGGGCTGGGGCGGTTGCCGTTCAGTTTTGGCGGTATGCTGGTGGCTTCGGTACTGTTTTCGATGCCGTTTGTGGTGCAGCCACTGCATAATGCCTTTGAGGGATTGGATAAACGGATGCTGGAAGCGGCGGCGACTTTGCGTGCCAGTACGCTGGATGTTTTTTTCAGTGTAGTGCTCCCGCTGTCACGGCGAGGTTTCCTCGCTGCTACTATTTTGGGCTTTGCGCATACCGTTGGTGAGTTCGGAGTGGTGCTGATGGTCGGTGGCAATATTCCCGGTCAGACACGGGTGGTTTCCATGCAGATTTATAACCATGTCGAATCCATGCAGTACAGCCATGCGCACTGGCTGGCGGGATTGATGGTGGCGTTTGCATTCATTGTGCTGCTTTCCATGCACCTGATGAACCAGAAACTGGATGTGGAAAAGGCGGTTAAAACATGA
- a CDS encoding molybdopterin molybdotransferase MoeA → MSNTLKSAISCDTMLQGTLSVEQAQARILESITPLHDMEYVELLQAGGRILAKPVYAQMNVPPHTNSAMDGYALRHADLAEGAWLKIVGSAFAGRPFAGVVQAGECVRIMTGAVLPAGADTVVMQENVQCEDHAIHVSGKLSVGENVRHAGEDSKVGDLLLVAGHKLNAADIGLLASQGIAKVAVIRRLRVAFCSTGDELKILGDTLQPGDIYDSNRYTLHTLLQKLDVEMFNLGVVRDTRESVEMVFRHARDMADVFITSGGVSVGEADYVTDTLKSMGQVNFWKIAFKPGKPLAFGTLGNCLFFGLPGNPVSVMATFLLFVRPAILALRGETVPLVPEYTAICDTPLKKEPGRKDYQRGICERDSSGQWHVRTTGNQGSHVLRSMSQANCFIVLPLEWGNVEAGTAVTIIPFEGLM, encoded by the coding sequence ATGAGTAACACCCTGAAATCAGCCATTTCCTGTGACACCATGCTGCAAGGCACACTCAGTGTTGAACAAGCGCAAGCGCGGATACTGGAAAGTATTACGCCACTGCATGACATGGAATATGTCGAATTGTTGCAAGCGGGTGGGCGTATTCTTGCTAAGCCTGTCTATGCGCAGATGAATGTCCCGCCCCATACCAATTCCGCGATGGATGGTTATGCCCTGCGCCATGCCGATCTGGCGGAAGGCGCGTGGTTGAAGATTGTCGGTAGCGCTTTCGCGGGTCGTCCCTTTGCTGGTGTGGTGCAGGCGGGCGAATGTGTGCGCATCATGACAGGCGCGGTTTTGCCCGCTGGCGCAGATACTGTGGTCATGCAGGAAAATGTGCAGTGCGAAGATCATGCCATCCACGTTTCTGGCAAGCTCTCTGTCGGTGAAAACGTTCGCCATGCCGGGGAAGACAGCAAGGTTGGTGATCTGCTGCTGGTTGCCGGGCATAAACTGAATGCCGCTGACATTGGCTTGCTGGCTTCCCAAGGGATTGCCAAGGTTGCGGTGATCCGCCGCCTGCGCGTGGCGTTCTGCTCCACGGGCGACGAACTCAAAATCCTCGGTGATACCCTGCAACCCGGCGATATTTACGACAGTAACCGCTATACCCTCCACACCTTGCTGCAAAAGCTGGATGTGGAAATGTTCAATCTGGGTGTGGTGCGCGACACACGGGAATCCGTGGAAATGGTTTTCCGCCATGCACGCGATATGGCAGATGTCTTTATCACCAGCGGTGGCGTATCCGTTGGCGAAGCGGATTATGTCACCGACACGCTGAAAAGCATGGGGCAAGTCAATTTCTGGAAAATCGCCTTCAAACCGGGCAAACCGCTGGCGTTTGGCACATTGGGCAATTGCCTGTTCTTCGGCTTGCCGGGGAATCCTGTTTCGGTGATGGCAACATTTCTGCTGTTCGTGCGCCCTGCCATTCTCGCTTTGCGCGGGGAAACCGTGCCACTCGTGCCGGAATACACCGCTATTTGCGATACGCCACTGAAAAAAGAACCGGGGCGCAAAGATTACCAACGCGGCATTTGTGAGCGTGACAGCAGCGGGCAATGGCACGTCCGCACCACGGGCAACCAAGGTTCGCATGTGTTGCGTTCCATGAGCCAAGCCAACTGTTTTATTGTCTTGCCGCTTGAGTGGGGCAATGTGGAAGCGGGAACAGCGGTCACGATTATCCCGTTCGAGGGGCTGATGTGA